The Arvicanthis niloticus isolate mArvNil1 chromosome 8, mArvNil1.pat.X, whole genome shotgun sequence genome segment CAGCAAGTGCACGTAGGAGAAGGGCACCTTTGGGCTTTGCCCTTGACAGACAGGCTCCCAGATTTCAATCTGCACCCCTGTacagattggggggggggaattaatCAGGGTTTATCTCTATCCTGTAGATAAAGCCATGCAAACAAAAAATTCTCTCTTGCACTCTCCCCACACAGTCCAACCACTTTTCACAAGTCAATAAATTTTCATAATCTGCAACCCACACAACATAAACCAACCACACTGCAAGTGGCCTCTAGGCATgtctcttgggggggggggttgtatcACACCAGGGTACCCACGCCCTGATGCCCAGGACAAACTTGTGTCACTAACTTATAgatccacagtgtgtgtgtgtgtgttttcagattcCTCAACACTTTGGTACCTCCTGTCACTAGCATCGTCCCTGGGATTctgctctgcttttctctctccccttccataCCATCTCCTGTCATTACTTGCTCAAGCAAGAACTCTTCCTCACTCGCTCTGCTTGCTCTGCTTCATATAGAACCGGTCCCTTTCTGTCATCTTCTTTAGGAACTAAAGTCGAGCAAAATGGACTCTGAAAAGAGTAAGGGAAACTAAATGATCCAGACCCAATTCCTCGACCAAGGTCTCCAAAGGTCACATGCCTTCTTTCAGAGCTAAGTCTGACCTAATTGGGAGAAAGTCCACAGTGTCCTAATGAAGGCCAAGAAGGATAGGACTTGGCACCACCCTTCTCCAGGCTGGGAATTCTAGGGCCCAACAACCGGCCCAGAACATCAGAGAAGGTTATAAGATCAAATCCCCTCCTCTCACTCAGGAATAGGGAGCcgaatacccccccccccccaacatcccAGTTCCGCACACCTCAGCGTTGGGGACTGAGGGTACAGTAGCCCTGGCTCTCGCAGGCTCTCAGACTACACTTGCAGCCGGCCTTGGCGCTCTTTATTACCTGAGAGATCTTCGCGGGCGTTCTGGTGCAAGTAACTCTGCTCCAAAGAGTAGGAAGACATGCTGGGGTGCAGACCAGCAGAGGCCGCGGGATTACTGCTTGACGTCAGGGCAGGCGGCTGCTTGAGGTAAGGTGAAGCGCCAGGAGAGCTCCAATGTGCCGCAGGGCTAGTATAGGGCGAGTGACACTCGATGGCGCTTGCCATGGCCGGGGATGAGGGCacagggctgctgctgctgtccggCCCATAGtcaccgccgccaccgccgccaccgGCTGCCGCACCGACGCCCGCAGGACCTGCAGGCACCGGGCAGCTGGCCATATAGGTGGAGCCCGGGTTGGGCGACATGTGGGGGacgtggtggtggtggaggtggtggggaTGTGCGTGGCCCGGAGCACCCGCCCCTGTATCATAGCCTGCGGGCATCATGTCGAGGCCACCATAGCCACCCTGGCCGTGGCAACCCAGAGGCGCAGATGGGGGCGCTTGGAAGTCGAAGCCCTGGGGCAGCAGCGAGGCCCCGAAGCCCAAGCCGCTAACCACACGATGGTACATGGGTTTGAGAGCCTGGCACTTCCGCCTGAAGCCTCGCGGCCGCCGGCGAAACGAACCCTCCTCGAACATGAACTCGCTGGCCGGGTCGATGGTCCAGTAGTGGCCCTTGCCCGGTCGCCCGAGGCCCTTGGGCAGCTTGATGAAGCACTCGTTGAGCGAGAGGTTGTGGCGCACGGAGTTCTTCCAGCCCTGGTAGGCGCCACGGAAAAAGGGGAAGCGCGCCTGTAGGAACTGGTAGATCTCGCTGAGCGTCAGGCGCTTGCTGGGCGAGCTCTGGATGGCCATGACGATGAGCGCGATGTAAGAGTAAGGAGGCTTCTCCGGCCGCCGCAGCCCCGAGGTCGCCTTCTTGGTGCCCCCACTCCCGGCGCTCGCGCCGCCGCTCGCCGCACTCTTGCAAGCACCCGCCGAGGCGCTGACCGAATTGGAAGAGGACGaggcacaggaggcagaggatgaCGATGACGACGACGAGGACGAGGTGGACTCCAGGGTGGCGGCGGGTGGCGGGCTCATCAAGGCGGCCTGGAGCGCGCCGGGCGCCGGGCTGCACGCGCGGCGGAGTGGGGCAGGCGGCGGGCGCGGCGGGGGTGGCGGAGGCCCGCCCTCGGTGCTCATCTGGGAGCCGGGAGCGAGGCCGGGCCTGGGGGGCGGACCCCGGACGGGGATCGGCGGCGCCGGAGCCGGGTCGGTCCACAAACCCGGCGAGTGCCCTACTGCGCCGGCCGCGCTGCAGCCGGGGCCACTGTGGGCCAGCGCTTCGGCGTCGCCTCCCTCAGCTCCTCTGGGGCttcgggcggcggcggcggcgggtcGGAGGCAACGCCCCGCGCATCCCTCTTCCGAGCCTCCGGCCCGCGCCTTGCGCAACCGTCTCCTAAGCCACCGAGGCGACGCTGCCCGGAGCCGGACAGCTTGCGCCCTGGAGCCAAGACCTCAGCCCGGACCCCGGGGACTAGCCTGTCGTCTTCTTTCAGGAgtgctcctctctctgtctcttggacTTCCTCCCTGGCGCGCCCTCCCCGCGGCCGcttcgctccctccctccctcgctccctccctccaccccaccccgcccTGCCCCCTCCTCGCTCCGCGCCGCCCGCCACGGGGAGGGTGCACTGGGCTCGCGTCACTCCTCCCCCTCTGGACCTGGCGGCGGGCTCCTGCTCTTATCGCCTCCCGGACTCTCGGGGGTCCTGCTCGCACTACTAATTCCTCTCGgcctcttttcctttccccatcTGCCCTATTCAAAACCAAGGCTACAGATCCTCCTGCATTCTGCTGGGAGGAGAACTCCCGACCTTGTCAAGACTACACCTAACTTCAGCAATTCATTCTCTGTCCCTTCCAGAAGCCCGATTCCTATCCCAGAAGTGCCCCCAACCCCGCGATCCGTGAGTGGACACACCCTACCCCTCCTCCACCCATGCCCGGCCCATGTGGGGGCTGAGTCTTGGGGAGACTGTACCCTGGAAGAGCTTCCTTAGCCACCGTCCCCAGTGCACGAACTGACACCATCTGTCAACTTCATTTAGACAGTGCCGCCCTCAGCCACACGCCAGGGTGCCAGACGTCCCAAGGTAACGTGCCAATCccgggtctctctctctctctctctctctctctctctctctctctctctctctctctctctctctcttcccccccccccccctggcTGGACGTGCAGGCTTCTGAAAGGTCATAGCAGAGGGCAAGGGCTGGGCGCCCTTGAGCTGTGCCCGGGGGGCAGTTATAAACATTTTCAGTTGAGCACTGGAGTTTGGGTGGGGAAACCTGGGCCAACTCTTAGAGACTCGGGACTCTCTTGAATCGAATGGATTACGTTTATTATTTGCTTCCACCTTCCACTGACTTGTCATTTCCACttcatggagagagacagagagacagagagaccctgAGGCGATAGTTCTAGTTATCATCAACACTGAAGGTCTGCACAGCTGCCAGTGGGTTCCAGCGTCAGTCTTCcggtgtcccccacccccaccccatgtacCATGGCCCAGCTCAATTCATTCGAGAACACTTCTCCAGTTGTGGCTTATTCCTCTCGCTAAGAGTCGGCTCAGAGAGAGATGGCCCTCGGGAGAAATCATTCCAATGAGACCCGACAGTTAGTTATTGGATTACACGTGCGGGGAAATGTAGTCTGACCCCGGACAGGGGCTGCAAAGAGAGCTGCAGGCTGAAGTAGGCCTGACCACACAAAGGCTAGTGGCCTGGCCCAGAGGGAAGGAGATGTCCACCAGGGGAGCAATCGACAGGCAGAGCATTCACTGCACCAGCCCTGAGAGGATTGTGTTTGCCTTGTGTCTGCTAGAGAGCCTGGGAATACTGGAGGGAAGGCAAGGAAGAGAGTGCAGGGCCCAGTAAAGATGCTACAAAGAGCCTTGTTGAGATAGTGGGGTCTGGCCTCCTTGGGGTGGGGTGCCTGGACTGGCTCTCAGTGCCCCAGTGCAGGGGGACTGCCCCTGTTGGAGACTGTTGGTGGGTCTGAGGAACAGAGGAAAGGGCGGGtgcggggggagggggctggccCCAGACAGTGACCTGAAGTTGAGTGGAAGCAGGCTTTTTCCATCAAACCCTGCCTGGATACCACACACAGAGCCCGAGTGTCAGTTTACTGCCCTGAGCCCGGCTCCTTTTCCCTAAGCTCCACAGTAATTAGACAAAGAAAACCTAAATTAGCTGAACAGGCGTCGACAGCTTCCTCCAGAGCACCCCTGGTACCTACATGGGAATGTGTCCGAAAATGGCCCGATTGTAGCCCAGAGTCAGCTAAGAAAACACCGCCAAGCAGAACTGAGTGGACCGCTCATTtgcaagagaaaaaagaaacaagtcgCTCTTTTCCGGAAGGGATGTTTTGATTGGGTTGGGGGTTGAAGTTGTTTCGACTTTCTAAGAATTTCTTTTTGACTGACTAGcgaacatgggggggggggggcgaatcCCCTTTTATTTCATGCtgatcccccttccccctttgtCATTTGGCctggtctaattttttttttttgatgagacGTAATATGGAAGCAAATATATGCTCAATAAACCGAAGTTCTAAGTGTCTGAAAAGAATTTAGATGAAGTAGAAAGTGGGTGGAGGATGGGAATGGCCCAAAGGAGCTCTGGGCAGACTTACGTGTTGGTAAATGTGGTTTTGCGTGAGTGTGTATGGAAGTGGGTAAAACATTGGttcaagaagaagaggagagggatggTGCTTTTGTAGGCAGGCTGCAAGTCTGAGAAACTTGTATGAAGTCAGTACTGTGGTCAATCAGCTATCCACCTGTTCTATTTCCTGCACTTGGGGACTCTGAGTCTCACTCCCTCATGGTACTTGCTTTTAAAAACTGGTCTCAAAAGTTTTAGATCTGAAGAGACTGAAGGCACTAAGCTGTTTATAAGGCAAGGTCTGATAACCTTCCACATCATTAGCTCTCAGTTGGGAGCTAGAGTTCTTTTCTAATGGGTACCTGAGAGTTTTTACAAgtgttatacttttttttttaaatcttgatgtATTTTTAGCCTCTGCTGATTCAACTGGTTACGTTATAAAAGGTTTTAAAAGAGTCCTTTTATCATCCAGATATCAATCACGTGTTACGATGATTCTGTAAATCTGTAAGAAATGGATCTTGTAGTCTGCAAGTAGGTCTTAAACAGTGGGCAGTGGCGAACAGCCCCGGACAAGGCAAGGTCTGCATACTTAAAGCCTATTTTGTTCTGGTATACCAGCTGCCTTCCCAACTCCAGAAAGCCAGGGGGCTTGGTGGCGAGCTGTTGGGCAGGAAGAGATCTCCAAAACTTGTTCTTGGAGATCCCATGTTCAACGGTTCTTTGAGGCTGCCCAGGGGCAAGTGATCTAGCTGGCATAGGGAGGGAGTCAGGCTAGGATTCCAAATTCagtgttcttttctctttattgcaGCTAAACTTCTGTGGCTTAGTCATGGATGTGTCCAAATCTGTTAGGAAAGAACACAGCTGATTGCAAATTAGGCCCAATTCTTTCTCTCTGCAAGAGTATCCGTTTCTGGTGGGCAGGCTCTGGCTTATTCGTTTCCTTTTGCTGCGTTGAAGATCGAGGCAAACAAGGGAGGCTCTACCTGAGTCTCAGCCCCAGCCCAGCCAGGGTTAAGGGAAGTCTCCTTGCTGATTTGTTTAGATTGGTCCCATTCTCTATGAGGTCCCTTCTGCTGTGAGTCCTTCTAGTAcctaaaaacaacacaaaagtcttgatttttcttaaaagtggAGACATACAGGTATGTTTCATTAAATGATTCTAGATCAGCCCACGGGCTTGTTctttaacaaagaaagagaaaaaaagagagaaaaagaaaaaagaagaagagaaaaaccacaCAGCTTAGAACTGTCCTTATTCCGTAGATATTGGATTGGTCAACTGTCTCCATCTGGGTTGTGGGTTACTTTCCTCGTCCAAACCCATAGGGTACCACCCCTGCCCCAGAGCAAGGGAATGTAAACTTAGAGAAAATTGGATTTCTCTGATTTTGTTCTGCAATCCACACTTTATTCTAGGAAATCGCTCCATTGTTGTGGCTTAAATCTTTTCTTAGCATGTTTCCTTTGTTTCGTGGGTTTTACATGAATTGGCTTAGACTAAACCAGTACAGATAGGAGGGACCCATTCACACTAGCCATATTTAAAGGCATTCAGGACGGGTCTTGGGTGAGCTGGCATGCtctgctcctttctcttccttcagccTGAGCCTTCGTGGGGAGAGCCCATCATGTTTACCACGTGTTTAGGTCCGTGTTTAGGCTTTTGAGCGCCCACGAAGCCTCTCAATAATTGATTGTGGCACAGAGTCTGGGTTTGCTTGGGTAGTTTTTGCCTGCTGCCGCCCACTGCCCCGACCTTTAAAAATCAGCCAGGGCAACGTTGAGCTTTGTGGAGTTAGGGGATTGATTGCTCCACCAGCAGGGACTGGAGAACTTAATCTGGAAGGCATAGCTAACAATTTTAAACATCCTCTACAGTCTGCTCTCTTTCCTTGACCAAGAGCGTCTATACTCCTCTATAGGAAAGGTAAGAGCCAGATTTTATTAGGATTCATCCTTCAGCACTCCAAATGCGTGTGGTATGTTCAGGGCAGGACTCTTAAAAGCCACCTTCCTCAAAGATCAGCCTACAACTCCAGGGTCTGGCTAGAGGCAAGACTCTTGAGTTGGCCCGGTCAGAGGTGCTTAAAGGGAAGGACAAAGGGTTAATctaccagacccccccccccccatcaaagcaaaacaaccacAAAGCCCTAGGCCTCTTTCTATCCATTTCTAGAAGACCAGAGTGAGAGACCCACGACTTCTGCATCTGAATGTCCCCAGGAAGCTGTCTCCACAGTGCCCACTGTCACCCCCACCCCTTGCAGGCAGGAACAAGTGGCATTTAGGTTTCTACAGCCTGCTGTGTTTAGGGGTGGAGGTGCCAGGGGTACAGGCCAGAGCATCTCTTAAGGGGAGATGAAGAAGCCGGATGTCTTTATTTCCTATCTGGAAAGAGAGTGTGGGTGCAGACGCCCCGTAGGCACATTGATTCTGCGACCTTTTGTACAGCTGGAAGCAAATATCTGATACCTTTAGGGCGCTGGATCCAGCTTTGAGATTATCTAGAAACCTGTGGGAGACTGGCGGCCTTATGGGCCTGACGTACAGCAGCAGGCGCTCTCAAGAGCGGCCACCCTGCCCTTAGTTGTCTCTTCTCTTGGGGGTTCTCGCACCCCTCCCCCCCTTTAGAGTTTTCTAAAGCCCCTCCTTTCTTTAACCCTGGAGGTGGGTAGGGTGTCTGGCCATTCGGGCTCACACCGGACACACTGCAGAGCCCGGAGGGGGTCACTCCAGGAGGGCACATGGGGTGCACAAGGGGATGCTACAGAAGCACCCACTAACACCCGGAGGCTGCAAGGCTGGCCCCAGAAGTCTCCGATGGAGCCGGGAGGCCGGCTGGCTGAGGGCGGGCTTTCACGGAAGCGCCCTGGAGGTCCCAACCCAGTGGCTTGGTTTTCTTCTCTAGTCTGGCTGGGTCTCCTCGCCCTATGCCTTCCCttccccccaaataaataaatatctgggAGGGCAGCGATCTCGGCGGGGCGCCGGGCCCCCGAGCCTCCGCGCAGATGAACTTCCTGGCGCATCAAAACTCGCTGTAGTCCTCCCGCCGAGCGCAGGATATGGGGCGCGCTCGCCTCTCTTCAGAAAAGGAAACGTAGCTCTTCCAAAAATATAAATCAGTTCTGACGTCCAAATATTTCTTTTGTCCTCCAGCATCCTCTGTAGGGATAAATAAAACGTGCTCGGCGCCCAGAGGCCGACTAGGGACCTCGGGGCGCCCAGATGCCGTCTCTGAAGTGCTGCTTCTGGGGAGTCTCCCTCCCCATTTGCCACTCTCACCCTGCTTGGGACCCTTCAGCTTGCCCCTTGGTCCCTCGAGTCTTCCGAGGGAGAATGGCTTGGGCTGGCCCAAGGAGTGGTGGGGAAAAAGTGAAGGCCGGGAGAGCAGGGCCTGAGCAGCCCCTATCACCGCCACCCACCTAGCCCTCAATTTTATGGTCCACACAGGATGTGCATCTAACCCTTCCTGGGGGAGGCCTGGTGGCCTCTGGTTCCAGTAGTACCAGGAGGACGCCAGAATGCCCCACATCAGGCTGGGAATACCCCTCGTTGAGCATTCCCAAGGCTGCTGCACATCCAGGGGTAACAAGGAGCCCGTGACGCTGATAACAGGGCTGTCAGCCTGCCAGACTCATGTGTAAGCATGGGTTTGGTCCCCTCATAATAACACCTAGTTCGGTCAGGGTTTCCAGTGGGATTAGAAAAGAGCTCAACACTAAGGCAAACCACAGGCAGCTAAAGTGGCAGAGAAACCAGCAAGACCGAAAGAAGGTGTGTTCCACAACTCCATgccccttctcttatctcctgaaGGTAGGGTGTCAGGAGTCTCCTCTCCTTACCAAATCCCTTCCCCCCATGCACCTATGAAGTGAGCCTGAAAGAGTTGTGACTACCACGGGTACAGGACAGAGGTTTCCATCTGTCCGACCtccgcctccccccccccgcccccgccgtCCCGACAGGTCCAGCCCACCTCCAATATTCTTTTGTGGGTCTGGCTCGAGATTAGGTTGCGTGTGGGCTCTATTCACTTACCCTTTTCTCCAGGGGATCTTCATAGCTGAGCTGCCTCAAAATCCCCCGTCCAGAATATCTTAGAAGGGTTTAGACAATCCGTCACCCACCACTTCAAGAATGCTTCCTCCCTTTCAAACACAATCCTTGGACACCAGAAAGTCTGCAGTGGGGAGGGGCGCGCGCTTGAAAAGAGAATAACTATGTAGCCAGCGTCAAAGCAGCTCCAAAAGGTTTCAGAAACAAGGACCAGAGCCAAAAATCCCTCCAAATGATTTACCGACCACCTCGTCCTCTTTCCCACCTTTTCCACGGCTTTGCCTCGCGCCTGCCAACCTACATCCTCGCTCTGAGTAATGTCAACTCGGAATACTTGGTTTGTATTTTGGGAGGACACACTTTTGCTTCCTGAAGTTCAATGAGGAGAGTATGGCCTGGATGACATACTTGTGGGGTTTGGTCGCAAAGTCTTTGCTGCTTGAGAGGGGGTGAGCTGCAAAGCCTGGGTGTGGACTTTTGGATGTCAGCttgcttttgtgtgtgctttAGCTACTTGGGGAACTGAGCCGCGCCAGCAGTTCCTCTCTAGTCCGCTGGGTGGCGCCAGGCTCTCGGAAATAGTAGCCCGTGGGGCAGCCTGCCGCGGTCCACCCCCAAGTGCTTGGCCTCACCTGCGGGCGCTGGAGCCGGGTGAAGGTGGGGAtgggtgtggtgtgtgcgtggtggtggtggttgtggtaggAGCAGGTAGGAGTTAAGGGCATTGAGTCTTTGTTTTCAAATTACATAGGGAGCTCCTGGAACCTTACACTGGTCTTGTAAACAAATGAGTGAACCGAAAACAAATaacagaaccaaccaaccaagaacgAACCAACAGTTCTGTCGTTGTGTCAGGGTTCCGCAGCGATTTTCTGCAaatggcttttttcttttcttttcttttctttttttttcttttctggacctCGGCCAGCTGGTCTCCCGTTGTCTTCAGTGACGGCAATACTAGGGATTGCTTTTGTTCtcgttcttttagacaggaaaaccCTTGTGGCTCCTGAAAATTGTCATGGTAAAATCCTGCAAAGTGAAATGGAACGTGAAGGGTCCCTGAGGGACAGACTGGACCGAAAGTGGCGGCTCCAGGCAAGTGGGAGTAGGCTCTGCCAGCACACTGGGGTTGAACCAGAGACCCAAGCATCCTACTAGCCGTTCTATGAGTAGCAGTGGTGTCTGAGATTGAAGTGGGCTTTGTTCTCCATTCTCAATGACtgtcttttaagaaaagaaaagaaaaaagaaaagaaaaggatagaaaaagagaaaacctcTTAAAATGAGAGCTTTCTCGGTGCAGACTTCACATACAATAAATGCTTtgtgaagttttattttgatattttgtacTTGATATTACGAAGAGATTCACAGTACAGTGAGGTATAAAGAATATGTAATGAGTTCTCCTCTCCGCCACACTCCTGACAACTATGTATCAAATTTTTATCTCGATTGCCTtaattattttctcaattttcaTTTCTGGCTGAAATATTTTAAGCAC includes the following:
- the Foxf2 gene encoding forkhead box protein F2, which codes for MSTEGGPPPPPPRPPPAPLRRACSPAPGALQAALMSPPPAATLESTSSSSSSSSSSASCASSSSNSVSASAGACKSAASGGASAGSGGTKKATSGLRRPEKPPYSYIALIVMAIQSSPSKRLTLSEIYQFLQARFPFFRGAYQGWKNSVRHNLSLNECFIKLPKGLGRPGKGHYWTIDPASEFMFEEGSFRRRPRGFRRKCQALKPMYHRVVSGLGFGASLLPQGFDFQAPPSAPLGCHGQGGYGGLDMMPAGYDTGAGAPGHAHPHHLHHHHVPHMSPNPGSTYMASCPVPAGPAGVGAAAGGGGGGGDYGPDSSSSPVPSSPAMASAIECHSPYTSPAAHWSSPGASPYLKQPPALTSSSNPAASAGLHPSMSSYSLEQSYLHQNAREDLSVGLPRYQHHSTPVCDRKDFVLNFNGISSFHPSASGSYYHHHHQSVCQDIKPCVM